From a region of the Impatiens glandulifera chromosome 4, dImpGla2.1, whole genome shotgun sequence genome:
- the LOC124935716 gene encoding succinate dehydrogenase assembly factor 2, mitochondrial-like isoform X1, whose product MALWRRALPSVAGIINSISISSRSVSSTASTIILRVRPTLSYFSRLYSSNEFPNIDLSNEESKRQLFNRLLYRSKQRGFLELDLVLGGWVEDHLHSLDANNIKSLLHVLDLENPDLWKWLTGQEQPPESISMNPVFSSVQEKVKSNLKHVAPETRAMPGQPWVRGWDDFKKGRDSPITGNQ is encoded by the exons ATGGCACTTTGGAGGAGAGCTTTACCAAGCGTCGCTGGAATCATCAATTCGATCTCCATTAGTTCTCGATCTGTTTCTTCCACCGCCTCTACAATCATTCTCCG TGTCAGGCCTACTCTCTCATATTTCTCCCGGCTTTACTCTTCCAATGAATTTCCAAACATTGATCTATCTAATGAAGAAAGTAAAAGACAATTGTTTAACAG GCTATTGTACAGGAGCAAACAGAGAGGGTTCCTTGAACTGGACTTGGTTTTAGGGGGATGGGTAGAGGATCATTTACATTCATTGGATGCTAATAACATCAAATCCCTTCTTCACGTTCTCGACCTG GAGAACCCAGATTTGTGGAAATGGTTGACAGGCCAAGAACAACCCCCTGAATCTATAAGCATGAACCCT GTTTTCTCTTCCGTACAAGAGAAGGTGAAGTCCAATCTTAAACATGTGGCTCCTGAGACACGAGCAATGCCAGGACAGCCATGGGTGAGAGGATGGGACGATTTCAAGAAAGGGCGAGACAGTCCTATAACTGGGAATCAGTAG
- the LOC124935716 gene encoding succinate dehydrogenase assembly factor 2, mitochondrial-like isoform X2 produces MALWRRALPSVAGIINSISISSRSVSSTASTIILRPTLSYFSRLYSSNEFPNIDLSNEESKRQLFNRLLYRSKQRGFLELDLVLGGWVEDHLHSLDANNIKSLLHVLDLENPDLWKWLTGQEQPPESISMNPVFSSVQEKVKSNLKHVAPETRAMPGQPWVRGWDDFKKGRDSPITGNQ; encoded by the exons ATGGCACTTTGGAGGAGAGCTTTACCAAGCGTCGCTGGAATCATCAATTCGATCTCCATTAGTTCTCGATCTGTTTCTTCCACCGCCTCTACAATCATTCTCCG GCCTACTCTCTCATATTTCTCCCGGCTTTACTCTTCCAATGAATTTCCAAACATTGATCTATCTAATGAAGAAAGTAAAAGACAATTGTTTAACAG GCTATTGTACAGGAGCAAACAGAGAGGGTTCCTTGAACTGGACTTGGTTTTAGGGGGATGGGTAGAGGATCATTTACATTCATTGGATGCTAATAACATCAAATCCCTTCTTCACGTTCTCGACCTG GAGAACCCAGATTTGTGGAAATGGTTGACAGGCCAAGAACAACCCCCTGAATCTATAAGCATGAACCCT GTTTTCTCTTCCGTACAAGAGAAGGTGAAGTCCAATCTTAAACATGTGGCTCCTGAGACACGAGCAATGCCAGGACAGCCATGGGTGAGAGGATGGGACGATTTCAAGAAAGGGCGAGACAGTCCTATAACTGGGAATCAGTAG